GGTCTCGCCGGGACGGATCGTGAACGAGACGCCCGACAGCACCGGGCGGCCGGGCAGGTAGCCGAAGTGCACGTCGTCGAAGGCCACCTCACCACCGGCGGGCGCCGGCAGTGGGGCGGTCGGGGCGGTGACCGGTGCCGGGGCGCGCAGCAAGGCGTCGATGCGGTCCGCTGCGGCGCGGAGGACGCCGGCCTGCTTGAGTAGCAGCGCGACCTGGGCTGCCGGGCCGAGCACGGTTCCGGCGAGGACCACCGCAATCGGTGCGAGTGCGGGGTCCAGACGGCCCGTACCGACACCGTCGGCCACGACCAGCAGCCCGCCGACGCCGGCCACGGCCAGCAGCGCGTCGATGAGCGCCGTCTCCAGGCCCGCCCGGGCGGCGTTGGCCCGCTGCGCCCGGCCGAGCTGCCGGGTCCGCGCGGCCAGGTGGGCGCGCTGCCGGTCCATCGCCCCGAAGACGGTCAGCTCCCGCAGGCCCTGCACGGTGTCGACGATGTCGGCCGTCATGCTGGCGGTCGCCGCCCGGACGCGCGTGCCGTGCCGGTCGGCGTGGCGACGCAGCAGCCACGGCACCACCGTGATCAGGCCGGCCAGCGGCAGCACCACGGCGGGCAACCACGGGTCGATCGACGCGGCGAACAGCGTGCCGGCGGTCAGGACGACGGTGGCGGTCAGCAGCTGCGCGATCGTGTGCGCGAAGAGCCATTCCAGGGTCTCCACGTCGGACAGCGCGACGGTGGTGAGGTCACCGGAGCGCCTGCCGGCCAGTCCGCCGGGCGCGATCCGGGTGATCGCGTCGTAGACCCGCAGTCGCAGGTCGGCCAGGACCCGGTAGGCCAGGTCGTGCGAGACGAGCATCTCCCACCAGGTGGCCGCGGCGATGACCGCCACCAGTCCGCCGAGCACCGCGGCGACCACGTCGACCGGTGTGGGATCCCCGGTCACCGCCCGTCCGAGCAGCCATGCGCCGAGGACCGCCGCGCCGGCGGTGGCGAGCTGTCCGACGAGGTTCGCCGCCAGGGTCGCCCAGAAGGCCCCGGAGTGCCCCGCGATTGCGGGCAGCAGCCGCCGCAGCGCACCGGGCTGCCGGCCGTCGGGTCCGGGCTGCGCGGCATGGCCGGTCGACGGGGCGGCCGGGCCGGGTGCGAGCTCCGTCGTGACCATCAGTGCACCTCCTGCGCGGTGACGAGCTCTGCGTAGGCGCGGGTGGTGCGCAGCAGGTCGTCGTGGCTGCCGGTAGCGGTGATCCGGCCGTCGCGCATCAGCGCGATCCGGTCGGCGTGCCGGACGCTGGCGAGCCGATGGGCGATGACCAGGCAGGTGCGCCCGCGCGTGGCGTCGGCAAGCGCCGTCACGATCTCGGCTTCCTGTCGTCTGTCCAGGTGGGAGGTGGCCTCGTCGAGGACGAGCACCGGGGTGTCGGCGAGCAGCGCGCGGGCGATGGCCAGTCGCTGCCGCTGCCCGCCGGAGAAGGTGGTGCCGCGCTCGCCCACGGCTGTCGCGTACCCGTCGGGCAGGGCCGTGATGAAGTCGTGTGCGCCGGCGGCGCGGGCCGCGGCCCGCAGGTCGGCGTCGGTGGCGTCCGGGCGGGCCAGGCGCAGGTTCTCCGCCACCGTGCCATGGAACAGGTACGTCTCCTGCGCGACCACGGTCACCGTCCGGTGCAGCGCGTCCCGCGTGAGGTCGCGCAGGTCGACGCCGTCCACGGTGATCCGGCCGGTGTGCGGGTCGAGGTGCCGCAGCAGCAGGCTGGCCAGGGTCGACTTGCCCGCGCCGGACCGGCCGACCACTGCGACGGTCTCGCCGGGGGCCAGCCGCAGCGTCACGTCCCGCACCGCCGGCGACTCCCGGTCGGGGTAGCGGTAGCTGACCGCCTCGACGGCGACCGCCGGGCCCTCGGTGAAACGGGGGGCGAGGCGGCCGGTGTGTGTCACCGGGGCCGGCGCGGTGAGCAGGTCGGTGAGGCCGTCGACGGCGGTGATGCCGAGGTAGCCGGCGTGCCAGTGCGCGCCCAGGTCGCGTACCGGCCGGAAGCACTCCACCGAGACCAGCAGCACCAGGAACGCGGTGCTCGCGTCGGCCCGGCCGCCGCTCGCGGCCACGGCCGCGGCGACGGTCGCCGCGGCGAGCCCGGCCTGGATGAGCAGGGCGCTGATCCCGCTCTCGATCAACGACAGCCGCAGCTGCGTCATGGTGGTGACGTGCAGGTCGTGGTTGCGCGCCTCGATGCGGTCGCGCATGCGGCCGACCGCGCCGAAGGCCCGCAGGGTCGCGGCGCCCTGGAGGGTGTCGAGGAAGTCGGCGGCGAGCGCGGTGAAGGCCGCCCACCGTCCCCGGCCCCGGCGCAGGAGGGTGGCGTCCCACACCCGTGGGACGGTCAGCACCAGCAGCACGGCGGTGCCGAGCAGCGTCGCGGCGACAGGCGCGACGGTGGCCAGCCACCCCACCAGCGCCGTCGGGACGGCCACCGTGACGAGCACCTGCGGGACGTAGCGGCTGTAGTAGGCGTCGAGCCCTTCCACGCCGTCGACCAGCGTGGCCTGGGTGCGCCCGGTGCGCGCCCCGGTCAGCCAGGCCGGGCCCAGCTCGGCCAGCCGCGCCACCAACCGGTCGCGCAGCCGGGCCCGGATCCGGGCGCCCGCCGTGGCGGTCGCGACCTCCCGCCAGTACAGCAGCAGGGCCCGGGTCACGATCACGGCGAGCACTCCGGCCAGCAGCGGGGGAGTGGCGTCGAGGTCGCGGCGCGACACCGCCGCCAGCGCCGCGGCGAGCAGCAGGGCCTGACCGACGTACGCGGCCGAGACCGCCACGCCGAGCGCCGCGCACCCGGCCACCGGTGCGGCGACGGCGCCGCCGAGGCGCACCAACTCCCGATGGACGATCACGCCGCCTCCAGCGGGGTGTCCGCCAGCGCCCGGACGGTGCCGGTGTGCGCGTCGGTGACCACCCGGCCGCGTACGCCGAACACGGTGGCGAGCAGCTCCGAGGTGACCACCTCGGTGGGCGGCCCGTCGGCGGCGACCCTGCCCTCGGCCAGCGCCACGACCCGGTCGGTGAACCGGGCGGCGTGATCCAGTTCGTGCAGCACCGCCACCACGGTCAGGCCCCGCTCGGCATGCAGGCGGCGCACCAGCGACAGCACCTCCAACTGGTGCCGTACGTCGAGGAAGGTGGTCGGCTCGTCCAGCAGCAGCACCGGGGTCTGCTGCGCGAGCGCGAGCGCGAGGCGGACCCGCTGGCGTTCCCCGCCGCTGAGCGTGTCCACCTCCCGCGCGGCGAGCCCCGCCACGTCCGCCGCGTCGAGTGCGGCGACCGATTCGGCGTCCTCCGGGCGCCACAGCATCCCCAACGGCCCCCGGTGCGGGTAGCGGCCCTGCGCGACGAGTTGTCGCACGGTCATCCCCGGCATCGGCGGTAGCTGTTGGTGCAGCACGGCCACCTGCCGCGCCACGTCCCGCCGACGCATCGCGTGTGCCGGGCGGCCGCGCAGCAGGACCCGCCCGCTCTGCGGCGGGTCGATGCCGGCGAGCAGCCGCAGCAGGGTCGACTTGCCGCAGCCGTTGCGGCCCACGAGCGCCACGCACTCGCCGGGACGGACGACCAGGGACACCCCGTCGAGCACCGGCCGGTCCCGGTACCGGTACCGGACCTCCTCCGCCGCGAACACCGGTTGCGTCATGACACCTCCACGTGAGACGACCTGCGTGCCACGACGACCAGGGCCACCGCCCCGAGCAGCGCGGTCACCGCGCCCGCCGGCACGCCCAGCCGCTGTGCGGCCGATCCGGACTGCACCATCACCGTCAACACCTGCGCGAGCGCGTCCGCACCCGCGACCGCGCTCGCCCCGACCAGCGCGCCGGCCGGCAACGCCCGGCGCAGGTCCGCCCCGCACATCGCCCGGGCCACGTGTGGCACGACCAGCCCGACGAAGGCCAGCGCGCCGGCCAGCGCGACGGCCCCGGCAGCCAACGCCACGGCCAACGCGAGGCCGACCGCGCGGGCCGTGCGGGGCGGCACACCGAGCGCGACGGCGTGCCCGTCACCGGCGGCCAGCACGCTCAGCGGGGCCGAGCACAGCCAGGCCAGCACCAGCGACGCGACCAGCCACGGCCACGCGGTCTGCACGTGCGCCCAGACCCGGCCGTCGGTCGAGCCGACGAGCCAGCGCATCGCGTTGCCGAACCGACCCGGCTGGTACGCCAGCAACAGCGTGGTGACCCCGGCCAGCGCCGCCGACCCGAGCAACCCGTACGCCGCCACCTCCGTCGTCGAGCCGTGCCGCGCCAGCAGCCACATGAGCGCGCCACCGAGGGCGCCGCCGGCCAGCGCGGCGAAGAGCGCGCCGGAGGCCGAGTCCGCGGGCACCAGCCCGATCTGGATGCCGGTGAGCACGCCGAGCACCGCGCCCGGACTCACCCCCGTCAGCTCCGGCGCGGCCAGCGGGTTGCGCAACACGGCCTGCAACAGCAGCCCGGCCGCACCCAGCCCGGCACCGGCGAGTAGTGCGGTGACCAGGCGAGGCAGCCGCAGCTCGACGAGTATCCGCTGCTCCAGGGGGTCCAGCTGCGGCCAGTCCACGCCGTTGCCCACGGCCAGTTCCGCGACGGCCGCCGCGAGCAGCGCCCCGACCGCCCACCACCACCTCACGACGTGCTCCGTCGCGCCAGCATGAGCAACCCGGCGACGATGCCGACGGCCGCCGTCCACGCGCCGAGCGGAGTCTCCGCCGGAGCGAAGACGTGTCGAGCGGCGAGGTCGGCGACCGTGGTGAACAGCGCGCCGATCGCCGCCGCCCAGGGCAGCAGGAGGCGCGCGTCGGCGGCCGGGCGCAGCCGGCGGGCAGCGTGGGGCGCGACGAATCCGATCCACGCGATCGGTCCGCACGGTCCCACCACCACGGCGACCAGGACGGCGGCGAGCCCCAGCACGGCGATCCGAGCCCGGCCCACGTGCAGCCCGACGGCCGCTGCCGCCTCGTCACCGAGACGCAGCACCCCGAGCGCGGGCAACGCCAGCACGGCCAGCGGCACGCACGCCAGCAACCACGGCAGCGTCAGCCGGGCGTGGTCCCAGGTGATGCCCGTGAGGCTGCCGACCAGGTACCGGAACAGCGTGTCGTACTGCAGCCGGTCGGCAGCCGCCATCACGGTCAGCAGTACCGCCTGCAACGCGGTGGAGACCGCCGCGCCGATCAGCAGCACCGCGCCCGGGCCGCGACCCGTGCCGGCAGCCGCCAGACACACCGCACCCCCACACACCGCCCCGACCAGCGCCACCACCGGCTGTAGCGCCACCGGGACCGGCAACGCCCAGACCACCGTCACCGCCGCTGCCAGGGCACCGCCGGTGGACACCCCCAACAGTTCCGGCACGGCCAGCGGATTGCGCAGTGCCGCCTGCATCAGCAGTCCCGCCGCCCCGACCGCCGCGCCGCCCAGGAGGGCGAGCAGCAGCCGTGGCATCCGCAGCTCCCACAGCACCACCCGCGCGACGTCCGCCTCTGCGGGCAGGCTCACGCCCAGGGTCGACCCGACCGCGACGGCGAGGGCGGCCACCAGCGTCAACGCCGCCGACCAGCGCGGCACCGGCCGGGGCACGGCGACTCCGAGCGCCGTCATGCGGTCGCCTTGGCGACCGCCTCGTCGAGAATCAACCCCAACGCGCGGGTGCCCCGGCCCGAGGCCCACAGCTCCGCAGGCACCTCGTGCGCCCGGCCCTCCCGCACTGCCGTGATCCGCTTCCACACGGGGTTGGCGGCGTACTGGGCCGACACCGTCCTGGCGTCCGGGCCAAAGGTGAACGACTGGATGAACACGATGTCCGGGTCGCGCGTGAGGATCTCCTCCACGTTGTACGCCTGCGCGGTGTCGAAGCCGCCGCCCTTGCTCGGCCACGGGTAGTCGAACACCTGCGACAGCAGGTGGCCGAGCAGGTCGTCGGAGGTGTTGACCCCGATCGACGTGCCGCCGTACATCGCCAGCGCGGTCGTCTTGTTCAGTCCACGCTCGGTCGAGGTGGCCCGGGCGGCGGCGAGCCGGTCGCGGAACGCCCGCTCGGCCCGCACCTGCTGGGCGCCGCGGTCGGTGAGCGCCGCCACGTCGCGCAGGTAGCGCACCGAGTCCTCGTACGTCTTCACCTCGACCAGCCACAGCGGCGCGAACTTCTCGATCGCCGGGCGAAGCTGGTCGTGCGCTCCAGCGAGACCCATGACGAGGTCCGGCTTCGTGGCGGCGATCGCCGCCACGTCCTCGTTGCCGAACATGCCCGGCAGGGTGGGCACGGCCTTGCCGGCCTCCCCGAGGTAGTCGGGACGGGCGACGAGCTTCGGCGTGGTGGTCGCCGCCGGCGTCAGACCCAGTTCCACCAGCGCGTCGTCGCACAACCCGGTCAGGCAGACGATCCGGTCCGGCTTCGACTTCAGGCTGACCGTCTGCCCTCGTGCGTCGGTCAGGCTCAACGTGTGGGTCACCGCCTCCACCGGCGGCGCGGAAGGCGCGACGGCGGCAGCGGGCTGCGACGGTGCGGAGGAGCCACCGCAGCCGGTCAGCGTGGCACCAGCGGCGAGCAGGGCGGACAGGGCGAGACGTAGTCGTGTCACAACCATGAACTTTCGTTGGGAAGCAGAGGCAACCCGGTAACGATAACGGTTGTCATAAGCGATTACGTCGTGGGGTGGGGAGCTCGCCGGCCAGGCCGCGATCCGCACCGAGGACCGGCGGGCGATGACCGCCGAGCCGTCGCCGAGTACCTGAGCCGCGCCGCCCGCGAGTTCACCACCGGTCCCGGGCGCGGCTGCATGATCTCGACGGGCATGCTGGCCACGAGCCCGGATGCACGCGTCGCGGCCGAGGCCGTCCGCATCGAGCGCGAACGCGCGCTGGACATGATCCGCAACCGCTGCGACGACGCCCTGGAACAGGGGGAGCTTCCCGAGGAAGCCGACACCGAGAGCCTGGCCAGGGCGCTCGCCGCGGTGATTCAAGGCATGTCCGTCCAGGCGCGCGACGGCGCCGACACTCGGCAGCTTCAAGGGCTCGCCGAGGCCGCCCTGGCAGTCATCCCGAGTCGCGGATAACGACAGGCCGTGCGCAATCCACGGTTCGCTGTGCGTGGCACCCCGTCGACTCGACCAGGCTCGGTGGCGTCGTGGTGATCATCTGCCGACCCCGTCAGCGCGGGGTGGTCACTCGCAGCGGTCTTCGGCGCCTCGGTCGGACGGCTCGCAGCAGTCGGGGCGGTGCCGGTAGATCCTGAGGTCTCGGCCGCGCCGGTGGCTGTACTTGGTCGTGATCTCGTACAGGCGGGCCTGCCACACGACGACTTTCCCGCCGCCGGGCACCACCTGTCCGTCACCCGGCCCGCCGCGCAGCAGCACGTCCACCCCTCGACGGTGCGTCCCCCGCGAGCGCGCGACGCGGCGTGCGGAGCTCTGCCCTCGAGCGGGTGGTGTTGCGGGCCATGGCCCGGTCTCCCCGGCTGAACGCATCACCCAGGGGACCGCGCGCCGGTAGCTGCGGCGAGGCTCTCCACCTGCACGTAGACGTGCCGAAAGTCCACAGGGTTGGCGAGATCGCAGGTCCGGGCGTTGCGAAGTTCTCCGGCTTGCTGGCGAGGTGGGATCCTGCGGCGGGTACGCCGATCGTGGTGTCGGAGTCGATGACTCCGGTGGAACCGCTGTGCAGCTGGTCCCGAGAGCTGAGGTCCAGGCCGCGCCCGGGCCGCCTCGGCTCAGCCCAGCGCGTCCATCAGGGCCGTGACATAGGCGTATTGCCGTGCCCACCCCTCGGCGTCCGCCCGAACGGGGCAGGGCGGCCCCTGCGCGGGTTTGGTGGCCAGCATTGGTGGTGCCAGTGCGTGGGCCGGGTGGTCGGGACACCCCCAAAGACGCGAGTCGCGGCTGCACTCGTCAGCGGGCGGGCGCCGGCTCGCGGGGTCGGACCGCCCGGTCAGCCGAATGGTCTGGCTCCAAGGCCCATGTAAAGATTTCTAGACATGAGGTCAAAGATTCGGTACCTTCGTGATGTCAAGAATCTTAGACATTGGGAGGGCCTGTCATGACGCACGAAGAGAAACGCGCCTGGATCAGGCTGGTCGTCGCCATGTTCGGCTACTCCGCCTACGTGGCCCTCATCGTCAGCCGCGTCGATGGCCACTCGCTGCCCGACGTGCCGTACGCAAGCGCCCTGGTGTGGACGGTCGGCGCGGCCATCGTCGCGTCGATCGTGGCGGAGATCGGCATGGCCGTCGTGAATCCGCGCGCGCCGCGCGCCAAGGACGTGCGGGACCGCGAGATCGGCCGGCTCGGCGACCACGTCGGCCAGTCGTTCGTCGTCATCGGCGCGGTCGCCGCGATGGTCATGGCCATGGCGGACTGGGACCGGTTCTGGATCGCCAACGTCATCTACCTGTGCTTCGTGCTGTCGGCCATCGTCGGTGGCATCACCAAGGTCGTCGTGTACCGCAGGAGCTTCCCGCAGTGGTGAAGCCGACGCAGGTCACCAACTGCATCCGCGCGCTGCGCTTCGCGCACGGCGAGATGACCCAGGCCGAGCTCGCCGAGCGCATCGGCGTGACCCGGCAGACCCTCCTCGCCATCGAGCAGGGCCGCTATTCGCCATCCCTGGAAATGGCCTTCCGGATCGCCCGGGTGTTCGGCGTTCCGCTCGACGACGTGTTCCAGTACCCCGACTCCCCCGAGGAGAAGTCATGAAGGCGATCGTCCGCGACGTGTACGGCCCGGCCGACGCACTCGAACTCCGCGAGGTCGACAAACCCTCGATCGGAGTCGACGAGGTGCTCATCGAGGTACGCGCCGCCAGCCTGGACCCAGGCGTGTGGATCTTCATGACCGGCCGGCCCATGGCGGTGCGGCTCGCGGCCGGGCTGCGCCGGCCCAGGGTCGCGGTGCTCGGTCGGGCCGTCGCCGGTGTGGTGGTGGCCGTCGGCGCCGGCGTGACCCGCCTGCGCGCCGGCGACGAGGTGTACGGCACCTGTCAGAGCGGCTCGTTCGCCCAGTACGCGACAGCACGGCAGCACCGGGTGGCACCCAAGCCGGCCAACCTCACCTTCGAGCAGGCGGCAGCGATGCCCATCTCCGCGGTGACCGCGCTACAGAGCATCCGCGACGCACGCGTGCAGCCTGGACAGCGGGTGCTGATCACCGGCGCGGCCGGGGGCGTCGGGTCGTTCGCCGTCCAGCTGGTCAAGGTGTACGGGGCAGGCGTGACCGGCGTCTGCAGCACCTCGAAGATCGAGCTGGTGCGTTCCCTCGGTGCCGAGGACGTTATCGACTACACCCGGCACGAGATCGACCGTGGCGGCGCGCGATACGACGTCATCATCGACACCGCCGGCAACCGGCCGTTGTCGCTGCTCCGGCGCGCGACCACGCCGCGCGGGACGATCGCCCTCGTCGGTGGCGGCCACGCCACAGGCTGGCTGCTCGGCGGCTTCCAACGCCAGATGGCCGCGCCGTTGCTCTCACTGTCCGGCAGCCAGCGAGTGCGCGGCGTGGCCGCTCGGGAGCGTCACGAGGATCTCGAGGAACTGACCACCCTCGTCGAGGCAGGCTCGGTCACCCCGGTCATCGACCGCAGCTACGCTCTCGCCGACGCGCCCGACGCGATGCGCTACCTCGCCCAGGGCCACCCCGCGGGGAAGGTCGTCGTCACAGCTGCCGGCCGCCGGTAGAGTCCTGCACCGAGGCGGGCGCCGATGACGTGGCCACCCCGTCCCGACCATCCGCCGGGCGGTCGGCTGCGCCCGCCCGGCACCACGGACCCACGCCTCGCCGGCCGCCGTGACCGTCCTGTCGGGTGCGCCGGCACGGCAGGAGAGCGCGCCGGGGCAGCCCTACGGGGGTGGATAGCATCTGCCCATGACGTTCTGGGTTCACTACGTGGTCCCACCCGGGGCGGCCGGCGAGGGCATGCTCGTGCCCCCGGGCGACGACGCCCTCGTCTTCGCGCAGACGGTCGAGGTGGGACCGGGGGACCGGACCGTCGAGTTCTGCGTCCTCGCCGTCGCCGGCGGGATCCAGATCGCCACGGACATCGACTGCACCGCGTTGCTCCGGGGACGGGCCGAGGAAGTGGCCGTCGTCCGGGCCGTGGACGACTGGGTGCTCGAGTACGCCGCGCAGGCTGTCCGGATACACGAGCTGCTGCTCCACAGGTGGTACGAGGTCAGCTCGGCCTCGCACCCGTCGTCGATCGAGGCGCTCCGGCGGTGGCTCACGGCGCACGACCGCCCGGGCGACTACTGGCAACTGCTCGTACGGCGACCGGGTGACCGACCGGCGGATGATCGGGCCCGAGAGGGACGGTGAGGCGGGCGGCGACCGCCTGACCGACGACGGCGACGATCAGCGGGAGCCCTCTGGCGGCGGGACCGGATCCGTCGCCGGCGAGGCGCTCGGCTCGTCGCCGGGCGGGGCCGGCCGGCTGTCGAGGTAGGCGTCCAGGGCGGCAGCGCCGGCCAGCATGGCGCGGCTCCTGGCGGAGAGGCGGGCGTGCCAGTCGCGCAGCATCGACTCGAGCGGCGCGACGCCCCCGGCGGAGCGGACCTGAGCGATCAGCGGGGCGATCTGCGCCAGCAGGTAGCCGCCCCGTCTGAGCTGGTGGACCAGCCGGGCGTCGCGCACGTCGGCGGCGTGGTAGACCCGGTAGCCCGTCTGCGGGTCGCGGCGCGGCTGGACCAGGCCGGCGCGTTCCCACTTGCGGAGGGTGGCCGGGCGGACGCCGAGCCTTCTGGACAGGGGGCCGACGAACGTGGTGCTCCGTTCCTGCGGCACCGGATCGAGGTCGCCGACAGCGGCTTCCGCGGCCTGGAGGGTGCGGCGGTCGTCGAGAAGCTGGGCGTGGCTCTCGTCGATGAGCCGGAGCGCGTCCTCGGTCGCGTCCCGGTTGACCGCCTGCATGATCGCCGTGGCCGTCGCGTGCCCGTGCCCGGGCACGAGGGCGAGGAACGCGTGCAGTGCCTGCGCGTGCAGCGGCGTGTAGGTGCGGTAGCCGTGCGGGGTGCGTCCGGCGGCGGGAAGGATGCCGGCCGCCTCGTAGTTCCTGACCGCCTGTGTCGACAGGCCGTGCGCGCGCGCCAGGTCGACCGGCCTGAGCCTGCCGCTGCTTTGAAGGTTTGGCCCCATCATCCCGCTGACGTCGACGAGAAGTTTGCACCGTTGGTTCAACGATACCGTTTAGGGCATGACTGCTGGTATCGCAGAGGCCGCCCATGTCGTCGACGCCGCTGCCGTCATGGGGTTGCTCCCGACCAGGCCGCGGCTGCTCGCCCTGGGCGAGCCCACCCACGGCGAGGACGTCCTGCTCGACCTGCGCAACGATCTCTTCCGGCAACTCGTCGAGCAGGGGCGTTACCGGACGATCGCCATCGAGAGCGACTGCCTGATGGGCCTGGTCGTGGACGACCACCTCACCTCGGGCGCCGGCCTCCTCGACGACGTCATGGAGCGCGGGTTCAGCCACGGGTGGGGCGCCTTCGCGGCCAACCGTGAGCTGGTGCGGTGGATGCGCGCGTACAACGACGGCCGGCCTTCGTCGGAGCAACTGCGGTTCGCCGGATTCGACGGCCCGCTGGAGATCACCGGCGCCGCGAGCCCTCGGCAGGCCCTCACCGCGCTCCACGCCTACCTCGCCGCCCGGGTCGACGCCGGCCTGCTTCCCTGCGCCGCGGAGACGCTCGACCGCCTGCTCGGCGCCGACGATCGGTGGACCGATCCCGCCGCGATGATGGACCCGTCCCGGTCCGTGGGGCGGACGCCCGACGCCGGACGGCTGCGGCTGCTCGCCGACGAGCTGGTGGCCCTGCTCGACGCGCAGACGCCACACCTGCTTGCCGTGTCCGCACGGGAGGACTGGCACCGGGTGCGCCTGTACGGGCGTACCGCCATCGGCCTGCTGCGCTACCACCACGCGATGGCCGACACGTCACCGAGCCGCATGGCGCGGCTGCTCGGCGTGCGGGACTCGATGATGGCCGCCAACCTGCTCGCCATCGCCGGACGGGGTCCGGCACTGGTGAACGCCCACAACGGCCATCTCCAGCGGAACAGGAGCAGGATGCGGATGGGCG
The nucleotide sequence above comes from Micromonospora sp. M71_S20. Encoded proteins:
- a CDS encoding erythromycin esterase family protein, which codes for MTAGIAEAAHVVDAAAVMGLLPTRPRLLALGEPTHGEDVLLDLRNDLFRQLVEQGRYRTIAIESDCLMGLVVDDHLTSGAGLLDDVMERGFSHGWGAFAANRELVRWMRAYNDGRPSSEQLRFAGFDGPLEITGAASPRQALTALHAYLAARVDAGLLPCAAETLDRLLGADDRWTDPAAMMDPSRSVGRTPDAGRLRLLADELVALLDAQTPHLLAVSAREDWHRVRLYGRTAIGLLRYHHAMADTSPSRMARLLGVRDSMMAANLLAIAGRGPALVNAHNGHLQRNRSRMRMGGVPVEWWSAGAIVDAHLGEEYAFLATAIGTIRHQGVDTPPPDTVEGLLYALPGERHLVDARRLATALADRTPAARVSPWFGYSPLDPAHVAGTDGILFVRDARPGQAPRNGAPDG